The following are encoded together in the Bradyrhizobium algeriense genome:
- a CDS encoding amidohydrolase: protein MIRKANPLVILGFGLCLASPTHAQQADSGSPDLVLINGKVLTMDDRSSVVEALAVLDGKILATGSNASVKSIISTRTRVLDLAGKTVVPGLIDTHAHFKAAGLSEYVVSMSRAKTVVEALDAAKKNPGEWIVGGAWHPPSQLAEKRYLTKQEIDGVAPNNPVYLRTVGHFSIANGLALQKAGVLVETAIDRVEKAVPPWSEEDEVWQFKIAEGVLNSFGITSVVERATEARDIRTLQKIAVSGEATLHAGLMFRPEPPADMAAWETVISGNGASSGFGDDWLKFAGIKIFYDGGMTLKTALTRDVYPDSHDDYRASRSRRPSD, encoded by the coding sequence ATGATAAGGAAGGCAAACCCTCTGGTGATCCTGGGATTTGGCCTGTGCCTTGCCAGCCCAACGCACGCGCAGCAGGCGGACTCGGGTTCGCCCGACCTGGTTCTGATCAACGGAAAAGTCCTGACCATGGATGATCGGTCATCCGTCGTGGAGGCGCTGGCCGTTCTGGACGGCAAGATACTCGCAACAGGAAGCAACGCGTCGGTCAAATCCATCATCAGCACACGGACACGTGTGTTGGATCTAGCCGGCAAGACTGTCGTTCCCGGGCTGATCGATACTCACGCGCATTTCAAGGCTGCCGGTCTCTCGGAGTACGTAGTGAGCATGAGCAGGGCGAAGACGGTCGTCGAGGCTCTCGATGCTGCCAAGAAGAACCCGGGCGAATGGATCGTGGGCGGCGCATGGCATCCGCCGTCGCAGCTCGCTGAGAAGCGCTATCTCACCAAACAGGAAATCGATGGCGTCGCTCCGAACAATCCCGTCTACCTGCGGACCGTTGGTCACTTTTCGATCGCGAACGGCCTGGCACTGCAGAAGGCGGGAGTCCTCGTCGAGACTGCGATCGATCGGGTCGAGAAGGCCGTGCCGCCGTGGAGTGAGGAAGACGAGGTCTGGCAGTTCAAGATCGCTGAGGGAGTCCTGAACAGCTTCGGGATTACGAGCGTGGTCGAGCGAGCGACGGAAGCTCGGGACATCCGGACGCTTCAGAAGATCGCTGTTTCTGGAGAAGCCACTCTCCACGCGGGTCTAATGTTCCGGCCGGAGCCGCCGGCGGACATGGCTGCGTGGGAAACGGTAATTTCCGGTAACGGCGCGTCGTCCGGATTTGGTGACGACTGGCTGAAATTTGCCGGCATCAAGATCTTCTACGACGGCGGCATGACTCTGAAGACCGCGCTGACCCGCGATGTCTATCCCGATTCGCATGACGACTACCGCGCGTCGCGCAGCAGACGCCCGAGCGATTGA